The Centropristis striata isolate RG_2023a ecotype Rhode Island chromosome 1, C.striata_1.0, whole genome shotgun sequence nucleotide sequence gttgCAACTTGTTCCGGCCCCCAGGtggccaacattttttttttgtttcaagtttaaacaaaataaacaagctTATTTATACATTAAAAGAGTCACTAGTCACTATGATAGCTACTCCTCTCCATGCTGACTGTGCATTGATTACTTGTGTAAGAGATGGGAAACAAAATCTGCATCTAAGTCTTAGGTAGCTCAATTAAAGGGATAGTGCAGATTTTATgtaaagtggggttgtatgatgtgcttatccacagtcagtgtattagcTATGGTAGATGACCATCTGCATGCCCCCAGTTTAGAGATGCCggcaggagtaccagcacagaagctaagcaatgtagtGCTGTGAGTGGGAGCAGCAGCCAcctagaaaataaaatgaacagtTTTCCCCGCTTTAACTGGCCATAATACTGCCCTTTCCGACATGAAACTGAAGCAGTTATCTGTGCTCTctccaaagccaccagactcttttgacaaaagcagtaattttacctccAAATCACAAGATCTTCTGATCTACCACCGGTTCAATcgtttagttagtttgtgttattgcgTGATTTTGGTGTATTAAAAGGGTTACAAACCAACCAATGTATCATGTCAGCAACTCctgtgggtttgttttttttttagcttaaattactgtttttgtcaagggagtctggtggctttgatagATATAATTTCTTCAATTTACTGTTGGAAAAAGTGGTCTGATGGTAAGGTAAAGCAGTTATTTAGTGTTTAGTAATCAAACTAATTGTTTTAGCTAAAATGTTCAACACTTGTTCACGAGATGGTAATATAAATTCAACATTATCAATATAGTAACGTTCGAGTGCCGAAAATGTTTAACTTGCGCAAAATTGTATATAGCCTTCTTATTTGACTTCCTCTTATTAACTTAGTTTTCCTAATTTTCCTAATGAGTAAATGCTCTCAATCATTTGttccaagtcttcttcaagacagcATGATGTTCCTTTTTTGCCAATAATGGTCACATtttgagtaaaatagacaatgaaGCAGGGTATGTTCAAGACCATGGCTACCTTGAGATTGAGTTGCTGTCACACTGAGTAGCAATGCATATCCATCACACTTTGTACAGCCCGGTGACTATGTCCGCTTCTGTTATACAGTCTGTGATTCATGTGCGTTGGAAGAAATACCATAATCAAAAACACTGAGTTGCAGTTTTACTCATCCTCACAGGATCTTACTCATCTTTGTATCCTTCTGAGGACATTATGAAAATGTGCACCACATTCTCTCTCGGCTGTGACCAGAGGCCAGCGGAGATCTGCATGACTGTACTGAGTTAGTCACAATGCACTCTCTGCTCAGAGTGACGCTCTACCGCACTCCTCTCCTCATTTTCTACCTCTGCAACATGACCATAAAAATCATCACAAGCACCATAAGACTTATCTCCGGCCCTGATATTTGTTTTCCCTCACTGCGTCGTTTTGCCATTATCAATCTGTCTGACGAGGGTAGCTGCATACTAAAAGCTCTCCTCCTACCTCACTGCAGAGTCCCTGCTCCACAGCTTTGTTGCTGATTGGGGCATTTCAATCCTTTTTAGTTTACAGCCCCTGCATAGATAAGGAAATGTGATGTGACTGGACTGATAAGGAGGAATTGATTCCTTTATTCTGCAGAGTttagggaagggaagggaagaagagaAGCTGAGAAATTAGATCCCTCTctagaggagtgtgtgtgtgtgtgtgtgtgtgtgtgtgtgtgtttgtgtgtgtgtgtgtgtgtgtgtgtttgtataggGATATCTTAGCTGTTATCTTGTTGGGTAAAGACATTAACACAATAGCAGCATTAAAGGAAAGAACAAGGTCATTACTAGAAAGGGACACAAAAGAGGACGACTTATTTTCAGGTCCCTGAAAAGTCTGGGAAAAACTTGATGATTTGTGGGTCTGTAAAAATGtagaatatttccaaaataaaatgaaaaataaaagattagaaaaagtaataaaatactATCACATACCAGGGCTGAATAATTAATCAGAATTTTATCAAAATGTCCTGCTCCTTTGGGGATTTTGTTTCTGTAAGATTTGAATAAAGTGGGTTTTACGATGAGTTATCGCAGTTACGGTAATCTTAAttcagcgagagagagaaacttaAATCCAGAAGGTGTGCTGTTGTATTTTTCTGCTTATTAAGGGAAATAAATGCAAGACTATttccttttttgacattttgtgagtTCACTTTGCTTATTTCTTAGACTAAAGAAGCTAAGAGAGATTTTGGAAATGCAGCAAACTCCAGGAGTCTCTTCACAGGAAATtacagacaaataaaataaaggaaactaaatttcaactattttaatatttctgcatactgtggTCTCTAAACAGTCCTTGAAGTGCATAacgtatcactggaaagctgagaatCTTGTGGATTCCTTTTTATTCAGGTGTGATGATGTTTGTCcccatagtagccatttcattgcagtgagagcattttttcaAGTAGAAAATGATCTGTTGTGATAACTTGTAACTGTATGATAAACTTGTGAGACAACAGGATATTGTTTTAAATGCAActtgaaatgtgaaatgtggtGACATTTGAAGTAGCTGTGAATTGAATTGATTTGTAACCTACTGCAGCTAATGGCTGCCTTCGTAGCCACTGTATCTTTCCGTTTCCGTTATTAACTGTTGCTGTAGACgatatgtatttgttccctGGAAAAATCAGGAAGACATCCTgtatgtttccctgctgtctcACTGTGTTATGATAGTTCAGCTGTCCATCAGGACACTGTTAGTCTAAAAGTTGTTGTTGCTCAAACTTTAACAAATTCCCTGTCTGAAAGCACGATGTTCCAGCTCAGTCTAGTCAAAAATATCAGCAGCAGGAATATCTAGTCAACTTAGATTGTGGTTCAAGCGACCattggacaaaaataaaattcatacATACTGCATGAAAAACAACTCTGTTGGATGTTTTCTGCTATCCTTacaaaggaagaggaagaggggcTCTACTGACTTTTCTGTGCTGAGATAAACAAATGTTATTAGGCTGAGCTGCAGCGATTAGTCGACAAATAAGTAGCCtagctgacaaaaaaaaaatcatgtcatttttcatgcagaaaatgctgttttctgcATCTCAAATATGGAGAATTACagcttttcagttttttaataaatcatattaaactgaatatctttgggttttggactgacaaaacaataGATTTAAAGACAGAACActggactttgagaaactgggatgcacatttttaatcaaGACAATATTCGGCAAATTAAtcagtaatgaaaataatcatttgcTGCAGACCTAATATTAGGGGACACATTCCACTTGCCGCAGCTTTACAGCCAATAATCAAGTACTTTATGGtcccttttttctcattttcatacAGGCTGTGGTAGCATCCCTGTAGATCTGTTTATGTCTTTAAGTATATGCATTAAAGGCTCTATggtgtttggttttatttttacccTGCAGCCTCAGCAGGTGAAAGAAAGGAGAGAGCTGTGACTGAAGTTGTGACAGTGTGGTACACTTGACTGACTTTGCTTCACACCTCACAGCACTCCTCCTGCCCTTTCACCTGCAGACAGAGGACGGGatactgagagacagacacagacagagagagatgcaTCCCTCTACACACTCAAAACAGATGGCGATATTTAAAAACCTGACTCCAGAGATGAGTGTTATGATGACAGAATGTCTCATATGCAGTGTTCATTTTGGCAGCTATTTCAGATTTAGTCTTAATCTTTAGATGAAAATGCTCATTCCCTTTAGTgcgttttagtcatttttagttttagtcaATGACAATTCAAAATGTTTGAACCAGTTTTGGTTGATGAAAAGTCcttacattttagtcaaaatgttttctctgtgttcatttttttgatttttatttaatcttagTCCTGTGTTCAATGTCCTTGgtagtttttattgtattcaagTGCAGTCTTGGATCCCTCATTCATCCTTTAGAAGGTTTCACTACAGTTAACTtgctaacactttattttatggACCTGTAATTTCCTAATAATTTAGTAAGAAACTATGCAATTCATGgaataaagcttttatttaaaataaggaaaatgttCTTTCATTATTCCTTTATAATGGGATACCTAATTctatatacagtaaatgtttttgtatgttcaGCTAACCTGCTGTCCACTGAGCAGAAGACTCTCTTGATTAAATAAGCAATTAATTGGaattaattaactgaaactgtactaATTACAGAACGTCTGAATAAAAAGTACCAAATTACTTCCAGGAAACTTCTAGGAAATTACAGAACCGTAAAATTAAGCATTAATGAAAAAGCCATGACACCAAGAAAATGTAGAAGAAATGTTAATCATTAGGTCTGCTAGAATACAACACATTCACATgaatttttctgtattttgagtTCACCTTATACGTTTTTCTCATACACACTGATGGTGGTACAGACTATCCTTCTACAGGTTTTTCTTGTGCCGTCCACCATTAGAAGAAGCTGTGTTACCAAGGCCCCACTTCATCAGGTCATTAAGCCCCAGATTAATTTGACGGAGTGCTCCtgggtaatttagtttttccgATCTAATTGGCAGCGTGGCAGACGCTTCATTTAAGACCGTATATCAGCTTTCCCTCCCACGGAGATACTTTAATTTGGCAACTGATGGGGAAAAGGAAATAGTATTAGGTGGACTCTTCAGTTACCTGACATCTTAATGCCCAGTCATGACTGAATAAGATGTACATATCAGTGTCACGTGTAACTTTAGCTGCTGATAGCGAAACACAGCTCGACAAGACGTCTCCATTAGAGTCGaccatgacctttgacccctctgTGGAGGGGGGAAGCTGACAGGGCAATTTTCTCTCTTACTTTCTAGATTTCTTATACAGGAAAGACACACCtacatatttatgtgtgtgtgtgtgtgtgtgttttacagaaCGACAGAACCACGCCCGAGAGCTGGTGAAGGAGGCTGACCTTTCGCAGTGGGGCGCTTTAGTCATCATGTCCGGGGATGGACTTCTTTTTGAGGTAATGATAGACACTATACTGActatatttacattacattcacTGTGTGGCTTTACATTAGTGGAGGGCACTTTAAGTCAGCATTACAGACTGTATCAAGATGAACATTATATAGCATGTAAAATGTTTCCGAATTAGAAAAGCTCAGACACCTAATGAGACATCTTTAAATGAATTCTTCTGGTCTCTGATCGTGTTACGTCCTTACTGAGCTCAAGCAGTCTTGACATCATTGATTAATTTGATAACTGGTGAGTCCAGGTGTAGTTCTAAAATATGTCTCATTAAACTAAAGATTTACATTACTTACCATCTGGAGAAAGAATTGCATACATATAAACAGAGCTGAAACATTTCATTGATTAGTGGATGGTCTGAAAATTAATCTGCCactattttaataattgattaacCACTTAGCGTTACTTTTGCAGACTTTTTACTTCCAGAGGCTTTAGTAGTCTCAGTTTTAATGCAGCAGCAGatctctgaatgaaaatgggtccATGGGTACCCACAAGGCTTTTATttgcagacatgcccacttcgGTTGATATCATGCAGTTTTGGGCAAAGACTTTTTCCTTGTGCattgaatctgtttttttaatttatatttctgcatactggggtccctaaacagtcaaTGAATTGCATGAATTtgatatcactggaaagctgagactcttgtggattaaaTGAGTCCTcatagtagccatttcattgtagtgagcattttttttcaaaaaacaaacttgacttcactgtataaaatgacctgttgttaCCTctgggataatcacagcctcatgaaactttacaaccacaaactagagacctagagcattcagaggacgtATGGCTTCCCATGTATTCACAATAAGGGGATTTCTTAGCAGTATTAAGAACATAAGTGCTCACCATCCAattgttcaaaataaataaaaactcctAAATGCAACCGGCTGGGCCATGGGAACGCCAAAAGGGATCATGTCTTTCTGTCCAACTGGTTATATGTATTTCCTGTGTCTGTCAGGTGATAAATGGTCTGCTGGAGAGACCAGACTGGGAGGAGGCCATCCGCACCCCGCTGGGTATCCTTCCTAGTGGATCAGGCAACGCCTTGGCTGCATCCATACATCACTATTCTGGGTGAGACACATGACCTTCCTACATAaaggggtggctgtggctcagttggtagagcgggttgcccattgattggagggttggtggttcgatccctgacctgcgttcatcggtgtgaggaTCCACCTCACACTGTAGAAAAAAGTTGCCGTGGTTGTAATATTGTAATGTCTGTGTGAAGTGACAATTAATTTACTGTAGTAAAGCTTCACTTGAAGCtgaaaatattttgataataatttaagtCCTTTTCAAGCAAAAAATTGCTGGTTTGTGCTACATGCTACATGCTTTGGGATTATTTTGGTCatgcatgaaaataaattactcaGTTTGCTGAGTAAAGCAGGACATCTGTCATTATATATACTTaatgatttattaattaattatttaattgagaaaataattggcagattaatcagtaacaaaaataatgagtagctaCAGCTCTTGACTGTAGTAAAGAACATTAAGTGTTGAtgcttatgaaaaaaaaacccgcCACATTGTAGCATTATCACTCCATCATGACTAACCCACAACTTAGAGCTCCTCAGAAACCAGCCAAACCAGTTaggttacatatttacataattacaATCCATTCATCCAGGTGCGGTGCTGAGTTTCATGTGTGTGTAAAGATCGTACACATTGTAAAAAccatatgcaaaaaaaaaatccagtttaaATCAGATGATGCAATGAGTCGTTTCAGAACAAACAATGCAatcagtgtttaaaaaaagcagcTTATTTTCCATCAGGCAACAGGTTGACTTTTATTTCATGTGCAGAATGTACAGCTGAAGCACATAACTGCTACTGTGTGAAAAAATTGATTTAGTGCTTAGTGTATTTTTGTATAGTTAAAGTGTCCTTTTGTATAACTGGGCCTCAGACACATGCCTTCTGGTGCTTTTCAGTGTAAAATGCACTTATCTCATCTATGAATTATTAATGATTTGCTCATTTGAGTCATTGTTTGGAGTTCATTTAGCCAGAACAAAGAACAGAAAGGAGAAGTTaaaggacagaaagaaagaaggaaagatcAAGTGAACCATAACAGCAGCTGATCAGAATCAGAGGTGGAGAGACTCCTGCTGCATCCAAAAATCACTCCCACTTAAGTTCACTTCATAGTGAGCAGTGAAATGACATGTCAATCACTTATGTGTAAttaaactaaaatgtgctttgtACTCTAAATGATCACTGAGTCAAGCAATGCCAAAAATGAATGACACCAGCCTTGCAAGATCTGATGTCTTAATTCAGATACTTCCCTTTAGTGCGTGCATTTCAACATGGTAGCGTTTCAAATCGAACACAACTGCTGTTGTTTCAATTAAACAAAGCTTTACTGCCAACGTTTGACGGTTTTGTCGGCTGCCAAAATACCAGCCAGTTCGTTTACTTACTTGAAAGTTGGATTAacactgaataaaaatgaacattacTTTACTTTCACCATATTTACATGAGCAACACAGCAATGTCCTCATCTGCATTTTCACAAGAGATTACAGAAGTCATTCATTGTATACGAATGAAAATTCCTTGAAATGTGTCTAAACGGAAACAGACAGCCCAAAAGGCCAAAGAGTTTTAAGAGACTTCAAATGTTTTATATCCCAAAGTCTCTTTACCGATATCTTTCAGCTGTGAGACCCATGATAGCTTTTCGTAGTGCACAAAATTTTCTGTGCTGAaactatttaattaaatattatttcacTGCACACAGATCTTCTCTCCCAGTAGTCCAATGTAGGTATTTTGtatagtttattaaaaaaacatctcttcTTGTAAGACTGGCTAcaaacatttgaatattttctgttgtttgcccTTTCCACTGAAGTCACCTGGTGTTAGGTGGGGGACTTTAAATGCTTTGAGGCACTTTCTATTTAAGCTGCTCCTACTGTTTGGAGGTCACGTTGGGCTTTTTCTTGCccttttactattttatttattttgtaatctgtcattttgtatcttgagtgtatttgtgttttgctTGGTAGCAACACTTATGTAAGCCATTGTGCCGCAGTTTTTGTTTACTAAGTGGGATTTCTCACTTTATAaagcataaattaaataaagtcacaataaaattaattataacAAAACACCTTATACTGACGGTTCTGTCTTCTCCAAAGAGCCGCATTCATTCGTCACTTTAACTGCATCTGCCAATCAGCTTCTCATCAAACAATGGTCTTGCGGGCAGAGCGGCAGCAACAATGAGAGGAAGGGACCAGACTCTGCATTGTTTACTCTCCTCTCACACTCACGGGGCATCCagaaaatctctctctctctggttgcTGCAGGCTGTCCTGCAGTGGCCCTGGCCAGGGTGTATTTGGTATTATTCCTAGCTGAATGTAGGGTTCACTGAGGCTACGTGGATCAAACGAGTGACAGCTAGAATGTATCTGGTATTATGCAATGCAGTGAACAGGTTCGCTGAGTGAGGGTTTAATGTGTTTCTGTACACAAACATAATGAGCACGAGCTGGAACGTCATCTGAACGCTGACGGTTTCTGAAGAGACAGATCTGACACTTTGATGTGAGCGAGAGTCTCCCTCCCCTGGTGGTTCACAGTTACTGCATAAACAGCTTAAAATATATGGATCAGGCAATGTGAGGAACTTATTTAAACTCAGTTGCCCCTTTATGAGGTACACCTACAGCAGCTAAAACTAATGCAGTCTAACGCAACAGTCCTGCAGTAAATCCAATCTCCAAACCTTCAACCATGaaggttattattatcattttttgctGAAATAGTgtccaagttaaaaaaaaaaaaaaaaaagtactcattCAGCTGCAAACTGGCGCTGGCTGATATGTTGTTATCCCCGCCAAGGGGTTTACAGTTCAATTTTGTTGGCTTGATGTCTGTTCGTCAGCAGGATTATGTAAAAACTACTGGCctaatttgaaaaaaacttgGCGGAGCGGTGCATCGGTAAAGAGAAGGAAAAATAATTAGAAGCAAATCAAATCACAGGACAGGTACATTGATTATTTTTCAGAATGAGGAAATTCATGCAAACTCCCCTTCAAGCAGGAACAACAATCGGAGGAACATGtaaatgcaccattggcctttgcagagttttaactactttatatacagtTACTCAATTTATTCCAGTGCTATCCAATCTAAGGGTCAGGCTCCCTCCAAAGGCTCTCAAGATTAATCTGAGGGGTTGTTAGAGGATTAATATGGTATTAAAGAgggaaaagacaaaagaaagaaataatgcTACACATTTATGGCTGCTGATGTTACTGTTTAGCTTaaagagctgctagcatggcagTATACCTTTACCTATGAAAAGTAATGAGTAACTACAGCTGTCAAATTAATTAttagtggagtgaaaagtacaatatttcatcttgaaatgtagtggagtaaaaggatAAAGTAGCATAAAGTGAAAATGCGGGCGTGAAGCAGTGGTGAGATGTATATCTTATTTCTTGACCTTTTCACCAGACAATGATTAGAACGAAACAGAGCCGTGGAAATGTAGATGAGACAGTTTGGAGGGACAGACTGGTGAATAAATTCAGGATGATGAATATGGAGATATCTGCAGGGCCATTGCCACTGAACTCCACTGAGACATCCAGTCATCATTGTAATTGACTGTGGGTGGTAACAGCAggcaaatctctctctctctctgtgtgtgtgtgtgtgtgtgtgtgtgtgtgtgtgtgtgtgtgtgtgtgtgtgtgtgttttaagggTGTTATCGTGACCTTCCACCTCTGTCTCCGTTCTTCCAGATGggattgtctttgttgtctgaCTGGCCTGTCATGTCTTAAGGCCCATAAGCTGATTCTGTCCCACCTCCAACATTTGCCCCCGAGCCTCCTGTTTTATTGAACCTCCCCCACTGACTCACCCGACTCCCCAACCCTCACCCCCACTTCCCTCTATAGCTTCACGGGCCTCCATCCTCCTtatctccctcctctctgtgtttttacGATTACACAATAAGGTCACAGTTAACCTGCTATTATATAACTCTCCTCTTATAGAGGAGACTTATATAATAGTGGGTTAACTCCAAAACAAACACGACACCTCGACCCACTTCCTAACCCAAAAATATTAAGTGCactttcctgtttttattttggtatcTGCATCTTATTTTTAGAGCTAAAGTGTGTCTCTAAAGGACTGCTGTAGGCCTGCCACAATAAttctaatatcaacatttatcgaggttttgtccatttttgttaAGTATTGCaattaacattgcaagatacCTTGGCAGGTGTATCAAAGTGCCCTTCTATGTCATTCCAGAGTCTCTTAAAATAAATGATCTCTCTAACAAGACAGACCTGAGTACTAAGCATatataacacaaacacattcatttgCAACATGCAGCAGCCCTAAAGTCATGAAAAATAGAACCCCAATCATTTAAAACAATTGTATTTttgatcaaacatgtttgaatgCTTGTTGTTCGTGCTATGAACACAACTTCCAATGAGTCCTAAAAGCCTGGAAATGAGTCagcattttttaactttgtctTGAAGTCAGTGTGTCTTGAAGTCAACAAGTTTTTTGGTTGGATGCCtgaaataagctctgtggttCACAAAAGCTAAATAGATTTTATTCTACGacatcaaataataaataacccACACGGAAATTGGaagcttttactttttttaaaacaagttgTTACCAACAGCTAGCTAAATGAGGCTGCACAGGGGACATTAAACATCTTCATCAGCTTAGCACTGGGGACATTAAAGTCATGTGACCATGGTGAATATAGTTTGTTTATAAGATGATCGCTGTGGTTAGGCGTTTAGCTCTGCCTGTTGTGACTAACTCTTTCCTCCTTTGTTCCTGAAGATCATCGCCAGTGTCCAGCGAGGAGCTTCTGGTCAGCTGTGGCTTCCTGCTCTGTCAAGGACTCGTGGCCCGCATGGACCTGGTCTCTATCCACCTCTCCACCGGCCCTCGTCTTTTCTCCTTCCTCTCACTAGCCTGGGGCTTTGTGGCAGACGTCGACATCGAGAGCGAGAAGTACCGTCATGTTGGAGCCGCACGGTTCACCGTCGGCACGCTGGTGAGGCTGGCTTCTCTCCGCGTCTACAAGGGCAAGCTGGCTTACCTGCCCGCCACCGAGGACTACAGCAAGGAGGTGGGTTTAGGTAATAACATGACGCTGCATTGCAACAATCAGTCTTCCTCCTTGGCTCCGTCCAGAGACTCTCCCTGTCAAAACACCTTCCACAACTCCTGCCACTCCAACAACTCCCTCAAAGTGAGGAGAACGGAGAGCACGCCTTCTCGAAGCGACACCAAAGCCCTCGCTGGCCCGCCTGACTCCCTGCTGCTGCCTCTGGACCAGCAGCTGCCCAGCGATTGGGTGGTGGTGCAGGAGGAAGACTTTGTCCTCATGCTGGCCATGTACCAGTCCCACCTGGCGGAGGACCTGCTGGCAGCACCAGACGCCACCTCAGACGATGGCGTCATCCATCTGTTCTACGTCAGAGCGGGGATATCCCGTGCCGCGCTGCTGAAGCTGTTCCTAGCGATGGAGAAGGGTGCACATCTGGCTACTAACTGTCAACATTTAGTGCACGCTAAAGTGCGGGCGCTGAGGCTGCAGCCATATTCACCCAAAGGGATAATAACAGTGGATGGAGAGGTGGTGGAATATGGGCCGCTGCAGGCCGAGGTACACAGAGGCCTGGCGAGATTAATCACTGGATGAACAAACAACTCTGCTTTTAAAGGCCCAATTAAcatatttaagcattttaaatcaGAAATGTCCAGGTACAGGAGCAAAGCAATGGATGTACGACTCATTCACTGTTATCTGCAACATTAGCCGGTACACACAAAACCCTGGTTTCAGCAGGAAATTATGCGATATTACGACAAACCAGTGTCATGTATGAAGTCTAAAAGTGTTCAGTAATAAATTAACGGGTAAAAAGTTAATGGAATTaataatcatataaataaatacagacaaaTGTTATTGACGTTATTGTGAAAAGACACTGTAAAATTTCACAATAACGCACTGTTTACCATTCCATTCCCTCTATTTATTTAATACTGAACACTTCTTAACACTACAGCCACGGTTGAGCTTACTGTAGATATGTCTACATCGattaacacagagacacaagttTCATCATCTCATGATGACGTGTGTGTTCAGGTTTGATGGAAAGTAAATCCATCTTTGGCTTCCAGTATCTCATCCGGTCTCATTTCTTCTCTGTGCTGAAGCGGACATATCCACCTGAATTACAGCATCTTCTGCAACAGCACAGGGTTCGATTCGATTTATGCCTTTATGGCTCCTCTGCAGCACGttagagactgtgtgtgtgtgtgtgtgtgtgtgtgtgtgtgtgtgtgtgtgtgtgtgtgaggaagccGGGTTCAATCTTGCTATTTTGTAACTGTTTATTGGATACAGAGAGCTCAAACACTTAATTAAGGTCATAAGCATGAAACATCAGTAAATATAAcgaataaataatgataataaatatgaaGCAAGAAGAGATTTGGTCAAAATAAATGATAACAGTGACAACAAAACATATtcgaaaaatacatttacaatgATATCTCCATCATTCATGTAGTCCTAGTCAGAACCAAAACCGGGCGAACTGACTCTTTAATCCAGCCGTTTTATGTTTGGTGCTGATTTATTCCCTTCATGTCAATAACTAAATCACCTCAGAGTTTACTGTTAATAAGTTGAGAAATCACAAACTGACGTGGCAGGAAAGTGATGCTCCggaaaaaagcaaattaaaacactgaactTGTGCGTCCTGGAACCTGCTGAACATCACAGACTGATGACAGCAGTGTGAAAGTGTTCCTGCAGCACTCTGGTCCTAAACAGGCTGATTGATGTGTTTTAGTGCCTCAGTGTGCTCCAAGGTTGCATCCCTCCATCCCAACCTaccactcttcttcttctttctcctctgcttcaatccatccatctgtctgctGCTTTCAGTCCTGCAGTTTTATACAAATCACATGTGGACACGTGTGTTTTCTTTGAGTCAAAGTGAGATGAACTCTGAGTGGCCTTAAACAAGACGGGGTTGAAGCTG carries:
- the LOC131971313 gene encoding sphingosine kinase 2-like, coding for MSSGVSRQRAEQCFRLSSLQDPRANLDEAEKWARAVQERAARQQYLRDGMLMSELSRPSRMMLLVNPQSGKGQALTLYNNHIQRMLNEAGVTHTLVITERQNHARELVKEADLSQWGALVIMSGDGLLFEVINGLLERPDWEEAIRTPLGILPSGSGNALAASIHHYSGSSPVSSEELLVSCGFLLCQGLVARMDLVSIHLSTGPRLFSFLSLAWGFVADVDIESEKYRHVGAARFTVGTLVRLASLRVYKGKLAYLPATEDYSKESTPSRSDTKALAGPPDSLLLPLDQQLPSDWVVVQEEDFVLMLAMYQSHLAEDLLAAPDATSDDGVIHLFYVRAGISRAALLKLFLAMEKGAHLATNCQHLVHAKVRALRLQPYSPKGIITVDGEVVEYGPLQAEVHRGLARLITG